The window GCAGACGCCCTGAAAGATTTTGAATACAAAATTGCCAAAATGCGTAAGAACGCCAAATACAACCTCTCAGAAAAAGAAGAGCAGGTTATAAACCTCAAAGATTTGAATGGCAGCAATGCCCATCAAAAACTATATGGGGAACTCACGGCTTCATTTTCGTTTGAGTTTGAGCTGGACGGTGAAACCAAAACACTTAACGGAGACCAGCTTCGCGCCATGCGACAGCATCCTGATGCCCTTGTTCGCCAAAGGGCCATGAAGATGTTTTTCACACGCTATGAAGATAATGCACTGGTTATTAACCACCTCTACAACTCATTGGTCAAGGACCATGGTATTGAGGTTGACCTGCGTGGTTTCGATCAACCCATCAGCACCATGAACACCCATAATGATTTGAGTGATGCGGCTATTCAGGCTTTGAATGATGTGACTACCGAGTCCTATTCTCTGGTTAATCGTTACTACAAACTGAAGGCCAAAATGCTAGGCATGGACGAGATGACCCTGGCTGATATTTATGCACCCCTGCCTCAATCATCAAAGGCCTATCCTTTCGAAGACGCCAAGAAGCTGGTTCTTGATGGCTTCAAATCCTTTGATACTGATTTTTATGAAATGGCCAAAGCCATGTTTGACGAAAATCGTATTGATGCTCCTGTGGAACCCAGCAAGCGGGGCGGTGCTTTTTGTGCCAGCTCAACCCCTGACTTGAAACCATATGTCCTCTTGAATTACACGGGCAAGGTTCGTGATGTTTCCACCATGGCCCATGAACTGGGACACGCCATTCACGCCATGCTTTCCAGTAAGCAGAAGTTGATGAATTATCATTCCATCTTACCTCTGGCTGAAACCGCCTCCATTTTTTCAGAGATGGTGCTTACGGATTCTCTGCTAAAGAAAGAGACTGATGTAGAGGTCAAGAAGTCCATGCTCACCGGCAAACTGGAAGATATTTTTGCCAGTTCACATCGTCAAAACATGTTCAGTTCTTTTGAAATTGCTTCACACAAGGCCATCAATGATCAACTCCAGAGCCCTCAGGCACTATGCGAGCTATACACGGCTGAGCTGGAGAAGATGTTTGGTGACAGCGTGACCATCACACCGGAATATGCCTGGGAGTGGTCATCCATCCCCCATATTTTTAATGTGCCCTTTTATGTCTATGCCTACAACTTTGGAAACCTGCTGGTCTTCGCCCTGTATCAGCAATACCTGGAAGAAGGCGACTCCTTTATTCCCAAATATAAAGAGTTCCTGTCCAGGGGAAGCTCAGCCAGTCCGGCTGACTTAACCGCTATTGTTGGTGCAGATATCAACCACCCCGATTTCTGGCGTAAAAGTTTGAGGTATATCGAAACACTGGTGGATCAGCTGGAAGCGCTAGTGGGATAAATACAGATTAACCTTACGAAGGTTTCCGTCTACGTCTTTCAGGCTACGCCGGACAAGTAGATCCTTCGTAAGGTTATGTCTGGTACTTATTCTTGGTCAATCAATTCTTTGTGGTTTTGCTTGAGCCATTCGATGACATCATCTCGAAGTTCTACTGCAAATTCCAGCAGTTCTTCAGCATCCTGGCTAGAAGCAATGCCAGCATTATCATATTCCAGGGTGTTGCGCTTCATGCGGCAGGCATCAAGATATGCCACATCATCATTTCTTACTGACCCCATAATGGCAGACAACGCTTGAAGCGTACGGTAGTGTGCGAGATGTCTTTCTGGTCTATATCCCTCAGCATACAAAAGACAAGTGCAAAGCTTTAGGGTTGCGTTGTATGCAATTCCAAAACGCCAGTCAGAAGAGATTCTTTGCTGGCCGGCATCGTCAATATCTCTATAGGCAATCGCCAGGAGGTTGGTGATTTCCTGCCTGCTAGTTTGATGTGACCGCAGCCACCCATTCTCAAACCAGGCTCGCAAGCTCATTCATGTCACCGATAATCATTAGATGGGGTGATGAAACCACAGAAACAACGAAATGGTCGTTTGCATCCCGGCGATTCACAAATTCAGCTTGAGTCATGCTGTGAACATTGATCTCTCTGCCCACTTTGTTTTTGACCTCCATAAGCCTTTTACTTAAAAAGCGTAAGCCGACATCACCAATGACGAAAAGATCGATATCACTTTTGGGTCCAGCCGTATCTTTTGCAATAGAGCCAAAAACAAAGGCTATCTGGATCTCTGGAATATCCAGGACTGAAACAAAAAGATCTACCAAACCAACGGTTTTCATCACGAGTGAATGTATCTCGGGAAAAATGGCGCTTTGTCTATTGGCGCTATAATACGTGCGATTACCGTCAGTACGTTTGATCATGAGGCCATGCTTGACAAGCTTCGTGGCCTCCTGTCTAACAGACCCGATGGAGAAACCTGATTGCCTCTCGATTTCCCGCAAGTGCATTTCTGGATGATCAAGCCCGAAGAAGAGCCTGAAAAGCTCTGCCCTGACACGGGATGATAATATTTCTACAAGTAAATTCACAAGACCTTTTGTTTGGCTATAGTATACAATTGTATGGTATTAACATACAAACATTTTTTACTTCCTTGTGAAGATTAACCTTACGAAGGTTTCCGTCTACGTCTTTCAGGCTACGCCGGACAAGTAAAACCTTCGTAAGGTTATGTTCTACAAGCTGTTTTGTCATCGTCAGCTCTGGCGACCCCGCTCCTTTACACGCTTTTTCCCTCGTATTCCCCTGCCCTGGTTCTTATTATTGGCGAAACCTATAGAACTGGACCCATATCATGATGATCAAAAATTCAACCAAGACAGAAGCTGTTCTCAATGAAATTGGCGCGCGCTTGACCCAGCAGCGTGGTCTGGCAAAACTCACCCAGGCGGGGTTGGCTGAAAAAGCTGGTGTTTCCAAGCGCACCGTTGAACGGATCGAGGCCGGGAACTCTATCCAACTCTCCACCATGATCCAGGTATTGCGTGTGTTCAATCTGTTGGAGCCTTTTGGCCTGTCATTGACCGCAGAAAAACCCGAAATCCCGGCCGAAAAGAAGTCAAGGCCAGATAAGGCTAAAGAGACACCCCCAGTTGAGTCCTCAGACAAAAGTCATTCTTGGGGATATTAGTACAACATCTGTAGGGGGCTCCAAATGGACAAACATAGAACACATATAGTCATGTTTTCTGCATTACTCTTGTTCTTTTGTGTACAAGGATTGGGGTTTGAGGAGCGATCCACCTCTTTCCGTGATACATCTGTCACGCTTAGTTGGACTCAGGGTCTAACAGTGGATACCAGTCTGGCTGGTTATCAAAGAGACTATTTCTTACAGTACTATATACCTCAAAATGATGGCTTTATTGAGTCAATTGAATTCAATTTTGCAGATCTGCCTATGTTTGAAGGGGTAATATTGGCAATCCAGATAGTGGTCCCAGAGTACACCAGTTGGCCG of the Candidatus Neomarinimicrobiota bacterium genome contains:
- a CDS encoding helix-turn-helix domain-containing protein, with the translated sequence MMIKNSTKTEAVLNEIGARLTQQRGLAKLTQAGLAEKAGVSKRTVERIEAGNSIQLSTMIQVLRVFNLLEPFGLSLTAEKPEIPAEKKSRPDKAKETPPVESSDKSHSWGY
- a CDS encoding M3 family oligoendopeptidase — translated: MSTQVTGAENVRWDLSELFSGLDDPKIEIVLNESRQQAERFVEQYRSKLGELTPEALAGAYNELEAISGPLYRLSMFVNLEYAVDTADDKIKALLGKIEQSSSTTSNLLVFFSLELGNLSDEQFAKFEGADALKDFEYKIAKMRKNAKYNLSEKEEQVINLKDLNGSNAHQKLYGELTASFSFEFELDGETKTLNGDQLRAMRQHPDALVRQRAMKMFFTRYEDNALVINHLYNSLVKDHGIEVDLRGFDQPISTMNTHNDLSDAAIQALNDVTTESYSLVNRYYKLKAKMLGMDEMTLADIYAPLPQSSKAYPFEDAKKLVLDGFKSFDTDFYEMAKAMFDENRIDAPVEPSKRGGAFCASSTPDLKPYVLLNYTGKVRDVSTMAHELGHAIHAMLSSKQKLMNYHSILPLAETASIFSEMVLTDSLLKKETDVEVKKSMLTGKLEDIFASSHRQNMFSSFEIASHKAINDQLQSPQALCELYTAELEKMFGDSVTITPEYAWEWSSIPHIFNVPFYVYAYNFGNLLVFALYQQYLEEGDSFIPKYKEFLSRGSSASPADLTAIVGADINHPDFWRKSLRYIETLVDQLEALVG
- a CDS encoding nucleotidyltransferase domain-containing protein, translating into MNLLVEILSSRVRAELFRLFFGLDHPEMHLREIERQSGFSIGSVRQEATKLVKHGLMIKRTDGNRTYYSANRQSAIFPEIHSLVMKTVGLVDLFVSVLDIPEIQIAFVFGSIAKDTAGPKSDIDLFVIGDVGLRFLSKRLMEVKNKVGREINVHSMTQAEFVNRRDANDHFVVSVVSSPHLMIIGDMNELASLV